A section of the Enterococcus montenegrensis genome encodes:
- a CDS encoding osmoprotectant ABC transporter substrate-binding protein, producing the protein MKKLKTLFLTLMTTVLLAGCSFPGLASSSSENTVAITGGITSEAQILASLVAGMIEHYTDLDTTIINNLATTTINNQAMINGDAQISAARYTGTDLTATLGMEPVKDPAEAFKIVKSEFNKRYQQTWFKSYGFDNTYTFLVRKDTAEKYNLKKISDLKNVSDKLVAGVDTSWINRKGDGYDGFQKEYGFSFKNILPMQIGLVYDAVAAGKMDIVLGYSTDGRIASYDLVMLEDDLKFFPPYDAAAIADNALLKKYPDLQTALGRLEGVIDTKQMQKLNYEADNNLVEPSVVAEKFLKDNHYFEGK; encoded by the coding sequence ATGAAAAAATTAAAAACACTCTTCCTTACGCTGATGACGACGGTTTTATTAGCTGGTTGTTCATTTCCTGGACTAGCTTCTTCTAGTAGTGAAAATACAGTTGCCATTACTGGTGGTATTACTTCTGAAGCACAAATTTTAGCGAGTTTAGTCGCTGGTATGATTGAACACTACACCGATTTGGATACGACAATTATTAATAACTTGGCGACTACTACAATTAACAACCAAGCTATGATAAATGGCGACGCTCAAATTTCAGCTGCGCGCTATACCGGGACTGACTTAACTGCCACCTTAGGCATGGAACCGGTCAAAGATCCCGCCGAAGCTTTTAAGATTGTAAAATCCGAGTTTAACAAGCGTTATCAACAAACTTGGTTTAAATCTTATGGTTTTGACAATACGTATACGTTTTTAGTTCGCAAAGATACAGCTGAAAAGTATAATTTGAAAAAAATCAGCGACTTAAAAAATGTAAGTGACAAGCTAGTTGCCGGCGTCGATACTTCTTGGATTAATCGTAAAGGTGATGGGTATGACGGCTTCCAAAAAGAATATGGTTTTTCATTTAAAAATATTTTACCGATGCAAATTGGCTTAGTTTATGACGCAGTAGCCGCCGGCAAAATGGATATCGTATTAGGCTACTCCACCGATGGCCGGATTGCCAGCTACGACTTGGTGATGTTAGAAGACGATTTAAAATTCTTCCCACCTTATGATGCAGCTGCTATTGCCGATAATGCATTGTTAAAAAAATACCCTGATTTACAGACGGCATTAGGACGCCTAGAAGGTGTTATAGACACCAAGCAAATGCAAAAATTAAATTATGAAGCCGATAATAATTTAGTTGAACCTTCTGTCGTTGCAGAAAAATTTCTTAAAGACAACCACTATTTCGAAGGGAAGTGA
- a CDS encoding ABC transporter permease, which produces MQNMNLAEQFVYYFKENGSYVFSQFLRHFLISIYGVLLAAIVAIPLGILISKRHKLADWVIRIANVIQTVPQLAMLSILMIGLGLGVNVVIVTVFLYSILPIIKNTYTGMKQVDKNALDVGKGMGMTSWQRLYMIELPLSISVIMAGIRNALVVAIGITAIGAFVGAGGLGDIIIRGTNATDGASIILAGALPTALMAIITDWILSIVEHRLDPAGKTSK; this is translated from the coding sequence CTGCAAAATATGAATTTAGCCGAACAATTTGTTTATTACTTTAAAGAAAACGGCAGCTACGTTTTCAGCCAGTTTTTACGTCACTTCTTAATTTCGATTTATGGCGTGTTACTCGCAGCGATCGTGGCAATTCCACTAGGGATTTTAATTTCTAAAAGACACAAATTAGCCGATTGGGTGATTCGGATTGCTAATGTCATTCAAACCGTACCGCAGCTGGCAATGTTATCCATTTTAATGATTGGATTAGGTCTAGGGGTAAATGTCGTTATCGTAACGGTTTTCCTTTATTCTATTTTACCGATTATTAAAAACACATATACGGGAATGAAACAGGTCGATAAAAATGCTTTAGATGTTGGTAAAGGGATGGGGATGACTAGCTGGCAGCGTCTTTACATGATTGAATTGCCGCTTTCCATTTCTGTTATTATGGCCGGAATTCGTAACGCCTTAGTGGTTGCGATCGGGATTACAGCAATTGGTGCTTTTGTGGGTGCTGGGGGGTTAGGCGACATTATTATTCGCGGTACAAATGCTACAGATGGTGCTTCAATTATCTTAGCCGGTGCTTTACCAACTGCTTTAATGGCGATTATCACAGACTGGATTTTAAGCATTGTAGAACATCGCCTAGATCCCGCTGGCAAAACTTCAAAATAA
- a CDS encoding betaine/proline/choline family ABC transporter ATP-binding protein (Members of the family are the ATP-binding subunit of ABC transporters for substrates such as betaine, L-proline or other amino acids, choline, carnitine, etc. The substrate specificity is best determined from the substrate-binding subunit, rather than this subunit, as it interacts with the permease subunit and not with substrate directly.), whose product MIEFQHVTKIYKGGKVAVEDVNLSFDKGEFICFIGTSGSGKTTCMRMINRMNEPTKGKILINDKDIKEVNPVELRRKIGYVIQNIGLMPHMTIRENITLVQKLLKVDEQTRKETAEKMIDLVELPREMLDRYPAELSGGQQQRIGVVRALAANQDIILMDEPFGALDPITRDALQDLVKDLQERLGKTIVFVTHDMDEALKLANRIVIMSEGKVIQFDTPENILRNPANEFVEELIGEDRLLQAKPDTTTVGEVMLKSAITITPEKSLREAISLMREKRVDTLLVTDNSKILKGFIDVESIDKMRGKASSVGDILNKDVFYVKEDKLLRDVLQRILKRGLKYVPVVDQKTRVVGILTRASLVDIVYDVLWGDEASISEAIESAKEEA is encoded by the coding sequence TTGATCGAATTTCAACATGTAACAAAAATTTACAAAGGCGGCAAAGTCGCTGTCGAAGACGTCAATTTGTCTTTTGATAAGGGGGAATTTATCTGTTTTATCGGCACAAGTGGTTCTGGTAAAACGACTTGTATGCGGATGATTAACCGGATGAATGAACCGACAAAAGGAAAAATTTTAATTAATGACAAAGACATCAAGGAAGTTAATCCGGTGGAATTACGACGCAAAATTGGCTATGTAATTCAAAATATCGGCTTAATGCCCCATATGACGATTCGAGAAAATATTACCTTGGTCCAAAAGCTACTGAAAGTAGATGAACAAACTCGCAAAGAAACTGCAGAAAAAATGATTGATCTAGTGGAATTACCACGAGAAATGTTAGATCGTTACCCTGCTGAACTCTCCGGCGGTCAACAACAGCGCATTGGGGTAGTACGCGCCCTTGCAGCCAACCAAGACATCATTTTAATGGATGAACCTTTTGGTGCCTTAGATCCCATTACCCGTGACGCATTACAGGATTTAGTGAAGGATCTACAAGAACGTTTAGGTAAAACGATTGTTTTTGTTACTCACGATATGGACGAAGCTTTAAAATTAGCCAACCGCATTGTCATTATGAGTGAAGGTAAAGTGATCCAATTTGATACGCCAGAAAATATCTTGCGTAATCCTGCGAATGAGTTCGTCGAAGAATTAATTGGTGAAGACCGCTTATTACAAGCAAAACCTGATACAACCACCGTTGGCGAAGTTATGCTAAAAAGCGCGATTACGATTACACCAGAAAAATCTTTACGTGAAGCAATCTCTTTGATGCGGGAAAAACGCGTGGATACGCTACTGGTAACAGATAACAGCAAAATATTAAAAGGGTTTATCGACGTCGAGTCTATCGATAAAATGCGCGGAAAAGCCTCTAGTGTGGGGGATATTTTGAATAAAGACGTCTTTTATGTCAAAGAAGATAAATTACTACGGGACGTGTTGCAGCGCATTTTAAAACGGGGCTTAAAATATGTTCCAGTGGTGGATCAAAAAACCCGCGTCGTCGGAATTTTAACCCGCGCCTCATTGGTTGATATTGTTTACGATGTTTTATGGGGTGATGAAGCTTCCATCAGTGAAGCGATTGAATCTGCAAAAGAGGAGGCGTAA
- a CDS encoding APC family permease yields the protein MNYLKRLLVGRPLKSAENDEQKLTRFAALALLSSDALSSIAYGTEQIVVVLVALSTAAIWYSLPIAAFVIILLVSLTLSYRQIIHAYPHGGGAYVVSSENLGRNAGLISGGSLLIDYMLTVAVSVSAGAEAITSAVPALYGHQVAISIFIVLLIMMMNLRGLRESASFLMVPVYTFIAVITILIAVGLFKIISGAQPLNATALPGAAIPGISIALILRAFSSGSSSLTGVEAISNAVPFFKKPRAKNAAATLAIMASILGFFFVGITFINYWYGIVPEQEVTVLSQIGEAVFGHGIMYYALQFTTALILAVAANTGFSAFPVLAYNLAKDKFMPHMYQDRGDRLGYSNGIITLAAGSIVLLIIFQGSTERLIPLYSIGVFIPFALSQTGMVRHWQKQGSGWLKKSIANIVGAFISYAIITILFAYRLGDIWPFFIIMPVLLFIFYKIHDHYRKVAEQLRLMEDEAKLHTYDGNTVIVLVGNVTRVNVGALNYAQSIGDYVVAMHVSLDEDVKKEKEIEAEFKQNFPDVRFSVVHSSYRSIENPIIRYVDLVSKNAVKHNYTTTVIIPQFVPRRRWQNILHNQTSLRLRMRLSWRQNIVVSTYSYHLKK from the coding sequence GTGAATTATTTAAAGCGGCTGTTAGTGGGACGGCCTTTAAAATCAGCAGAAAATGATGAACAAAAATTAACGCGGTTTGCGGCGTTAGCATTATTATCTTCTGATGCACTATCTTCAATTGCGTACGGAACAGAACAAATTGTTGTTGTTTTAGTCGCTTTGTCCACAGCGGCAATTTGGTATTCATTGCCAATTGCAGCATTTGTCATTATTTTGTTGGTCTCTTTGACATTGTCTTATCGGCAGATCATTCATGCTTATCCACATGGCGGGGGCGCCTATGTCGTTAGTAGTGAGAATTTGGGGCGGAATGCAGGCCTGATTTCCGGAGGCTCCCTTTTAATTGACTATATGTTAACCGTAGCGGTATCTGTTTCTGCTGGTGCTGAAGCGATTACTTCAGCTGTACCGGCGTTGTACGGACACCAAGTTGCCATTTCCATTTTCATCGTTTTGCTGATTATGATGATGAACTTGCGGGGATTAAGAGAGTCGGCTAGCTTTTTGATGGTGCCGGTTTATACATTTATTGCCGTAATCACGATTTTAATTGCTGTTGGTCTATTTAAAATCATTAGCGGTGCACAACCACTTAATGCAACAGCGCTACCTGGAGCAGCGATTCCGGGAATTTCGATTGCGTTAATTTTACGAGCATTTTCTTCTGGTTCATCTTCTTTAACTGGGGTGGAAGCCATTAGTAACGCTGTACCTTTCTTTAAAAAACCTCGGGCAAAAAATGCAGCTGCAACGCTAGCAATCATGGCGAGTATCTTAGGCTTCTTCTTTGTCGGAATTACTTTTATCAACTATTGGTATGGGATCGTCCCTGAACAAGAGGTAACAGTTTTATCTCAAATCGGGGAAGCTGTTTTTGGTCACGGAATTATGTATTATGCATTACAATTTACGACAGCTTTAATCTTGGCTGTGGCTGCCAATACGGGTTTTTCAGCTTTTCCAGTTTTGGCTTATAATTTAGCAAAAGATAAATTTATGCCGCATATGTATCAAGATCGTGGTGATCGCTTAGGTTATTCCAATGGGATCATAACCCTTGCAGCAGGCTCTATTGTCTTGTTGATTATTTTCCAAGGTTCGACAGAGCGCTTGATTCCGCTTTATTCTATTGGGGTATTTATTCCCTTTGCGTTATCACAAACCGGGATGGTCCGTCACTGGCAAAAACAAGGCAGTGGCTGGTTGAAAAAATCAATTGCAAATATTGTCGGTGCCTTTATCTCATATGCGATTATTACAATCTTATTTGCTTATCGCCTAGGTGATATTTGGCCATTCTTTATCATTATGCCGGTTTTATTATTTATCTTTTACAAGATTCATGATCACTATCGGAAAGTTGCCGAGCAATTGCGTTTAATGGAAGATGAAGCCAAACTTCACACTTACGACGGCAATACCGTGATTGTCTTAGTTGGTAATGTGACCCGCGTAAATGTCGGGGCACTAAATTATGCCCAATCTATTGGTGATTACGTGGTTGCGATGCACGTTTCATTAGATGAAGATGTAAAAAAAGAAAAAGAGATTGAAGCAGAATTTAAACAAAACTTCCCAGATGTACGTTTTTCTGTTGTTCATTCCTCTTACCGTTCGATTGAAAATCCGATTATCCGTTACGTCGACTTAGTGAGTAAAAATGCCGTGAAACACAACTATACGACAACGGTTATCATTCCCCAATTCGTACCGCGGCGACGTTGGCAAAATATTTTGCACAACCAAACAAGCTTACGTTTGCGGATGCGTTTATCTTGGCGTCAAAATATTGTCGTCAGCACCTATAGTTACCATTTGAAAAAATAA
- a CDS encoding VOC family protein, with protein sequence MPAFHHISLLTKDRKQNVAFYTELLGMRFVKNTVNQENNRMLHYYYGDYTGSPGSVVTFFVVPHLGQRYDHDHFLATIGLKIPKNSLNYWQERLENAGVAVTQQENQLFFDDPDNVAVILTEVPEGPLKSELQVKNDIPGDKQILGLASTQLHVADLEKTADFFKRYLDWDVVAGQIKLSESEHLEIYQTKTPEKMRMGRGSIDHVAFAVKDDTALDDLYKKAQEQNWNIEEIISRGYFKSLYIREPGGNRLEFATMSPGFTIDEPLETLGESFALPPFLADKRAEIEANLYPVD encoded by the coding sequence ATGCCAGCGTTTCATCATATTTCGTTATTAACCAAAGACCGCAAGCAAAATGTTGCGTTTTATACTGAACTGTTGGGTATGCGTTTTGTTAAAAATACTGTCAATCAAGAAAATAATAGAATGCTACATTACTATTACGGTGATTATACCGGCAGTCCCGGCAGTGTTGTTACTTTTTTTGTTGTGCCCCATCTTGGCCAACGATATGATCACGACCACTTTTTAGCCACGATTGGATTAAAGATTCCCAAAAATAGTTTGAATTATTGGCAAGAACGGTTAGAAAATGCCGGTGTTGCGGTTACCCAACAAGAAAATCAACTATTTTTTGATGATCCTGATAATGTAGCTGTAATCTTAACAGAAGTACCAGAAGGTCCATTAAAATCTGAATTACAGGTCAAAAATGATATTCCTGGTGACAAACAAATCCTCGGGTTAGCTTCAACACAACTACATGTAGCTGATCTCGAAAAAACGGCGGACTTTTTCAAACGCTATTTGGATTGGGATGTGGTCGCTGGTCAAATCAAACTAAGTGAAAGTGAACATTTAGAAATCTATCAAACAAAGACCCCAGAAAAAATGCGGATGGGTCGTGGTAGTATCGACCATGTTGCCTTTGCGGTAAAAGATGATACTGCCTTAGATGATTTATACAAAAAAGCACAAGAGCAAAATTGGAATATTGAAGAAATTATTTCCCGTGGTTACTTCAAGAGCCTCTATATTCGTGAACCAGGTGGTAACCGACTTGAATTTGCTACGATGTCGCCAGGCTTTACTATCGATGAACCTTTGGAAACGTTAGGAGAAAGTTTTGCTTTACCACCATTTTTAGCTGATAAGCGGGCGGAAATTGAAGCCAATTTATATCCAGTTGACTAA
- a CDS encoding ABC transporter permease encodes MADFFAKHGSEILNKSFEHIYISFFALLLGIVIAVPLGVLLTRFKKAANIVITVTSALQTIPSLALLALMIPIFGVGKVPAIIALFIYSLLPILRNTYIGMKNVDGNYLDVARGMGMTNLQSIFSVELPIAMPTIMAGIRLASVYVIAWATLASYIGAGGLGDLIFSGLNNYQPDLIFAGTIPVTLLALLSDFLLGLLENYLTPKALRGADE; translated from the coding sequence ATGGCTGATTTTTTTGCAAAACACGGTTCTGAAATTTTAAATAAAAGTTTTGAGCATATTTATATATCTTTTTTTGCTTTATTATTAGGGATTGTTATTGCAGTGCCTTTAGGTGTTCTTTTGACGCGCTTTAAAAAAGCAGCTAACATTGTGATTACGGTCACCTCTGCGTTGCAAACTATCCCCTCTCTTGCACTTTTGGCATTGATGATTCCCATTTTTGGTGTTGGAAAAGTACCGGCGATTATTGCCTTATTCATCTATTCGCTTTTACCAATTTTACGGAATACCTACATTGGGATGAAAAATGTCGATGGCAATTACCTAGATGTCGCCCGCGGAATGGGCATGACGAATTTGCAGTCAATTTTTAGTGTGGAACTGCCGATTGCGATGCCAACCATTATGGCCGGAATTCGCTTAGCCTCAGTTTATGTCATCGCCTGGGCAACGCTAGCCTCTTATATCGGTGCTGGCGGTTTGGGGGATCTAATTTTCAGCGGGTTAAATAACTACCAACCTGATTTAATTTTTGCTGGGACTATTCCAGTAACACTATTGGCTTTATTAAGTGATTTTCTTTTAGGTTTATTAGAAAACTATTTAACGCCAAAAGCTTTAAGGGGGGCAGACGAATGA